One Brassica napus cultivar Da-Ae chromosome C4, Da-Ae, whole genome shotgun sequence genomic region harbors:
- the LOC106365614 gene encoding probable inactive receptor kinase At2g26730 has protein sequence MGAISLVLSCFVSILLLTERVSSESLEEKQALLAFLERIPHENRLQWNDSDSACNWVGVECNSDRSSVYSLRLPGTGLVGQIPSGTLGKLSQLRVLSLRSNRLSGQIPPDFKNLTHLRSLYLQHNELSGEFPASITQLTGLVRLDISSNNLTGSIPFAVNNLTLLTGLFLGNNRFSGNLPSITVGLTDFNVSVNNLNGSIPSSLSKFPAASFAGNVNLCGGPLRPCKSFFISPSPSPDADSPPSRFSGGKKSKLSTAAIIAISVASALVGLLLLALVFFLCLTRRKRRGGGGSRTKQTKPAETTTRNVPEAIPPAGGASSSKDVTTGTSSGMGERNRLVFTEGGVYSFDLEDLLRASAEVLGKGSVGTSYKAVLEEGTTVVVKRLKDVAASKKEFESQMEVVGKTKHPNVVPLRAYYYSKDEKLLVFDFMPSGSLSALLHGSRGSGRTPLDWDNRMRIVITAARGLAHLHVSAKLVHGNIKASNILLQPNQDTCVSDYGLNQLFSNSTPPNRLAGYHAPKVLETRKVTFKSDVYSFGVLLLELLTGKSPNQASLGEEGIDLPRWVLSVVREEWTAEVFDVELMRYHNIEEEMVQLLQIAMACVSTVPDQRPVMQEVLRMIEDVNRSETTDDGLRQSSDDPSKGSEGQTPPGESRTPPRSVTP, from the exons TCGAGGAGAAACAAGCACTCCTCGCCTTCCTTGAACGGATTCCTCACGAGAATCGTCTCCAGTGGAACGACTCAGACTCGGCCTGTAACTGGGTCGGAGTAGAATGCAACTCGGACCGGTCCTCCGTCTACTCTCTCCGGTTACCAGGTACCGGTTTAGTCGGTCAGATCCCATCCGGAACCTTAGGGAAACTGAGCCAGCTACGAGTTCTCAGTCTCCGGTCTAACCGGCTCTCCGGTCAGATCCCTCCAGATTTCAAAAACCTCACTCACCTCCGGAGCTTATACCTACAACACAACGAACTCTCCGGGGAGTTCCCGGCGAGTATCACGCAGCTAACCGGCTTGGTTCGTCTCGACATCTCTTCTAACAACTTAACCGGATCGATTCCTTTCGCAGTCAACAACCTCACTCTCTTGACCGGTCTCTTCCTCGGGAACAACCGATTCTCCGGGAACCTCCCGAGCATAACCGTCGGTTTAACGGACTTCAACGTCTCCGTCAACAACCTAAACGGCTCGATTCCTTCTTCCTTGTCTAAATTCCCCGCCGCGTCGTTCGCGGGGAACGTGAATCTCTGCGGCGGTCCGTTGCGGCCGTGCAAATCATTCTTCATATCTCCGTCGCCCTCTCCTGATGCTGATTCTCCTCCCTCACGTTTCTCCGGCGGGAAGAAATCAAAGCTGTCCACGGCGGCTATTATTGCGATCTCCGTCGCGAGCGCGTTAGTTGGTCTTCTCCTGTTAGCTCTCGTCTTTTTCCTGTGCTTGACGAGGAGGAAAcgacgaggaggaggaggaagcagaACGAAACAGACGAAGCCTGCGGAGACGACAACGCGAAACGTCCCCGAGGCGATTCCTCCAGCTGGAGGAGCTTCGTCGTCTAAGGATGTTACTACGGGGACGTCGTCGGGGATGGGAGAGAGGAACAGACTCGTTTTCACGGAAGGAGGGGTTTACAGTTTCGATTTGGAGGATTTGCTGAGAGCTTCGGCGGAGGTTTTGGGGAAAGGAAGCGTGGGGACGTCGTATAAGGCGGTGTTGGAGGAAGGCACGACGGTGGTCGTGAAGCGTTTGAAAGACGTGGCGGCGTCGAAGAAGGAGTTCGAATCGCAGATGGAGGTTGTTGGCAAAACCAAGCACCCGAATGTTGTTCCGTTGAGAGCTTATTATTACTCCAAAGATGAGAAGCTTCTCGTCTTTGATTTCATGCCCAGTGGAAGCCTCTCTGCTCTTCTTCACG GGAGCCGTGGATCGGGACGAACTCCGTTAGACTGGGATAACCGTATGAGAATAGTAATAACTGCAGCGAGAGGTTTGGCCCATCTTCATGTTTCAGCCAAATTGGTGCATGGAAACATCAAAGCCTCAAACATACTCCTACAACCAAACCAAGACACTTGCGTCTCTGACTACGGACTCAACCAACTGTTCAGTAACTCGACTCCACCAAACCGTTTGGCGGGTTATCATGCTCCCAAAGTTCTCGAGACACGGAAAGtaactttcaaatcagatgtGTATAGTTTCGGGGTGTTGCTGCTTGAGCTCTTGACTGGTAAATCACCAAACCAGGCATCACTCGGTGAAGAAGGCATTGATCTACCTCGGTGGGTACTCTCTGTGGTTAGAGAAGAATGGACTGCTGAAGTATTCGATGTTGAGCTGATGAGGTACCACAACATAGAGGAAGAGATGGTCCAGCTTCTTCAAATCGCAATGGCGTGTGTCTCTACGGTTCCTGATCAACGGCCGGTAATGCAGGAAGTGCTGAGAATGATTGAGGATGTGAACAGAAGTGAAACAACCGATGACGGGTTAAGACAATCGTCTGATGACCCGTCCAAAGGTTCAGAGGGCCAGACTCCTCCAGGGGAATCAAGGACGCCACCACGTTCGGTGACGCCTTAG